The Bacillus sp. F19 DNA segment TGGGAAGGAAATGCTGAAAGGCTATACTCCAAAGGATTCAGCTAAAATTCTTCCACAATTTAAAGATGACAATCAGCCTGAAAAATGGGTTGGAAACACCGCATTTATGACTGGGATTGTTGTAAACGAAGTGGAGCTTGAAAAGAAAAACTTGCCAATTCCAAAAACATATGATGACTTAACTAAGCCTGAGTACAAAGGGTTAATCGTCATGCCTCACCCTGCATCATCAGGAACAGGATATTTAACGGTCAATGCATGGCTGCAGATGATGGGCGAAGACAAAGGCTATGATTACATGGAAAAACTGCATGAAAACATCGGTACTTACACACATTCGGGGTCAAAGCCCGCTAAGCTATCTGCAGCTGGGGAATATCCAATTGGAATCTCATTAGTATATAGCGGTGTCACACAAAAACAAGATGGTGCCCCTGTAGATGTCATCTTCCCTGAAGAAGGCTTAGGCTGGGATGTTGAAGCGAATGGACTTATTGCTAAAAATGAGATGAAAAATGAAGAGGCTGCAAAAGCTTTCTTAGATTGGGCCATTTCGGAAGATGTAATGAAGAAATATTACGATGCAAATGGATTTTCAACAATGGAAAACAAGTTTGAAAAACCAGAAGCATTCCCTGAGGGTGTACAAGACAAAATGTACAAAGACAATGATCTGAATTGGGCTGCAGAAAACCGCGACATGATACTTAAAAAGTGGGAAGCAGAATTTGGTGAAAAAGCTGAACCAAAAGAGTAAGAAAATGAGGCTTTAGCGAGAACTTGGTTTCTCGCAAAGCCATTAGAAAGGCTGGTATAAAAATGCCGCATTCCTATCTGAAGGTTGAAGGAATAAGTAAAAACTTCAATCAGTTTACAGCTCTTAACAACGTATCTTTTGACATTAGCAAAAATGAATTTGTTTGTCTGCTCGGACCGAGCGGATGCGGAAAAACAACCCTGCTGCGCATCATTGCAGGACTTGAGGAACCTAATGCAGGCCGTGTTTATGTGAATGGCAAAGATATGACAGACTTGCCGCCGGCTAAACGAAACTTTGGAATCGTGTTTCAATCCTATGCGTTATTTCCTAATTTAACAGCTCTTCAAAATATCGAATTTGGACTGAAAACCCGCAAGTATCCGAAAAAAAGAGTGAAGGAAAAAGCGCTTGAAGCTTTGAATCTAGTAGATCTTCTGCATGTTAAGGACAAATATCCGGCACAGCTCTCAGGCGGTATGCAGCAGCGCGTTTCGCTTGCAAGAGCGATTGCACTTGAGCCGGATTTCCTGCTGCTGGATGAACCTTTATCAGCGCTGGATGCAAAGGTGCGTGAAAAACTGCGTTATGAAATTCGCACCATTCAAGAAAAGGTTGGGATCACAACCATTATGGTCACGCATGATCAGGAGGAAGCATTAACAATGGCTGATCGGATTGTCGTCATGAATCATGCACAAATCATGCAGGCTGGTACCCCGCAGGAAGTGTACCATCAGCCTAATCAGCCATTTGTTGCTAACTTTATCGGTTCTATGAATTTCTTGAATTCTGACGAAAATCACCTGATGGCGATACGGCCTGAGCATGTCCAGGTTACAAATGATAACGGAGCAAATGCAGTGATAGAAGCAGTTGAATTCAAAGGGCCTGTCTACAGGGTGAAGGTGAAAATTACAGAAACAGAATCGAAGCTATTCAATCAGAATTTGCTTGTTGATTTATCGGCCCATATGGCGCACCGCATGGATCTTTCGAAGGGGAAATCCTTGAAGATTACACTGCCAGATCATCGATTGTTAGCCTACAAAGAACAGGTGGTTGTCTAAATGGAGATGCAAATGGCCACTGCACATTCAAAGCTATCATCGAATAAACGTAAACGGCAAAAAGCAGGATTAAATGAATGGCTGCAGCGTTTGCTCTTGATCTTCTCACTATTAGCTGCTGCTGGTGTATTGGTACTCCCATTATTAATGCTGTTTGTCCAAGCATTTATTGACGGTAAAGGTATCTTTATTGGACTGCAGAATTTTGTCAGCTACTTTCAGTCTGAAATTCTTGTTCAATCTCTAAAAAATACACTCTTTGTTTCAAGCATTACTACAGTCCTGGCAGTAAGTCTCGCATTTGTATATGCATTTGCAATTGCTCGGACAAACGTTTATGGAAAAACCATTTTTCGCTATTCTGCATTGCTTCCGTTATTTGCTCCAACAATGATGCATGGAATTGCCCTGATGTATCTTTTTGGAAATCAAGGCTTGATTACAAATGGTTTTTTCGAAACGATTCCTGGGTTTAAGATCGATTTATATGGTCCAATCGGAATCATTATGGCTGAAACGATTTACACCTTTCCGCAGGCATTCCTGATTTTAATGGTTGCTTTATCTGGTGCAGATCAGCGGCTGTATGAAGCCGCTGACTCAATGGGAGCAAGCGGTATAAAAAAGTTTTTCACGATTACTCTTCCATCAGCGAAGTATGGTTTAATCAGTTCCATTTTTGTCGTGTTTACTTTGAGTTTTACAGATTACGGGGCTCCTAAAATAGTAGGCGGCCAATATAACGTTCTTGCGACAGATGTCTATAAGCAGGTCATTGGCCAGCAAAACATGGGCATGGGCGCCACAGTCGGCATGATTCTCATGCTTCCGGCGTTCCTTGCATTTGCAGCTGACCAGCTATCACAGCGGAAACAACAAGGCGCTGCCAGTTCAAAAGCAGTCCCTTATCAAATAAAACGCAATCCTCTAAGAGACCGTTTAGCATTTCTTTATTGCTCTGGCATATCATTAGCCGTTATTGTTCTTTTTTTAACTGTGTTCATTGCGGCCAGCGTGAAAATCTGGCCATATAACATGACGTTTACATTAGAGCATTTTGCCTTTGACAGCTTTACGGGCGATGGCTTGACGGCTTATAAAAATAGTTTGCTTGCAGCGGTCCTAACGGCCTTCTTTGGAACGATTTTTACGTTCATTTTCGCTTATATGATAGAAAAATTCAGGGGAATGATTGGACTTCGGAAATTGAGCACCTTTTTATCTCTTATTCCTCTTGCAGTTCCTGGCTTAGTCATTGGACTCGGGTATATCTTTTTTTTCAGTAAACAAAATCTGTCAATCTTTGGCTATACGGTAGCAAATCCGTTTCATTTTCTATACGGAACCATTGCCATCATTGTCATTGCAAATATCGTTCACTTTTATTCTGTTTCTTTTATTACCGCAACAACGGCATTGAAAAAACTGGACAAGGAATTTGAGCTCGTATCAGAGTCTATGGGTGTTCCGTTTTATAAAATCTTCATGAAAGTGACGGTTCCAATGTGCCTGCCGGCGATTCTTGAAGTAGCGATGTATTATTTTGTGAATGCCATGGTGACAGTTTCAGCGGTCATATTCTTATATACAGCTGATTTTAAACTTGCTGCAATATCAATCGTAAGCATGGATGATGCCGGGAATTTAGCATCAGCAGCTGCCATGAGCATCTTGATTGTTGTAACGAACATTCTTGTTCGGGTTTGCTATGAACTAATGGTGAAATGGATGAAAAATCGAAAAGCACTTAAGGAGGAACTATAATGGGGAAAATTGAAGGAATAATCTTGGATTGGGCAGGCACAACGATTGATTATGGATGCTTTGCTCCTCTCCAGGTATTTATAGAAGTTTTCGAGAATCGGGATGTGAGCATTACAGCTGAGGAAGCGCGCAAGCCGATGGGATTATTAAAAATTGATCATATTCGTGCATTATGCGAAATGCCGCGCATTAAAAAAGAATGGGTGAATGTACATGGTCTGGAGCCATCTGACCAGGATATTGAATTGATGTATGGAGAATTTGAAAAGATTTTATTTTCCATTCTTCCACAGTTTACGACGCCTCTTCCGGGTGTGATCCAAACGATACAAAAGCTGCGCGATCAAGGTTTGAAAATTGGATCTACAACTGGCTACACAAAAGAAATGATGAAAATTGTGGCACCTCATGCAAAGGAAAAAGGATATTATCCCGATTTTCTTTTCACTCCTGATGATGTAAAAGAGGGACGTCCTTATCCTTGGATGACATACATGAATGCAATGGAGATGGGTATTTATCCAATGAATAAGCTTGTAAAAGTCGGTGATACCGTTTCGGATATGAAAGAAGGCATCAACGCAGGAATGTGGACAGTAGGAGTTATCCTGGGCAGCAATGAACTTGGACTGACGGAAGATGAAGTGAGTACGCTGGGTCAAGAAGAATTAAAGGAAAAAATGAGTGCAGTCAGAGAGCGTTTCTACGAGGCTGGTGCTAATTATGTTATTAATGAATTTGCAGAACTGATTCCTTTAATTGAGGAAATGGAAAAGAGGCTGTCCGCACATGAATAATCCATACTTGCTGTTAACACCGGGACCATTATCAACTTCAAAAACAGTCCGGGAGTCGATGCTGAAAGATTGGTGCACGTGGGACAAGGATTATAACGCAATCGTTCAGGATATAAGAAAAAAATTAACTGCTCTTGCAGCTCCTGGTTCAGATGAATACACTGCCGTTCTCATGCAGGGCAGCGGAACGTTCTCAGTTGAGTCTGTCATTTCAAGCGTGATTCCAAAAGAAAAGGGGAAGCTTCTCGTCGCATGCAACGGGGCATATGGAGAACGAATCGCAGAAATGGCGGATATCCTTGGAATTCCGACGATCATTAAAAGAACTGATGAGCAGTCTGTTTTAGATATCGAATCCATTCAAGAAATACTTGAATCCCACAAAGATCTTACGCACCTTGCAGTCGTGCATTGCGAAACTACAACCGGGATGCTGAATCCAATTGAAGATATATGCCGTCTCGCAAAGAAGCATGGATTAATCACAATTGTTGATGCAATGAGCAGCTTTGGCGGAATTCCGATAGACGTCTCAGCCTTGAAAATCGATTATATGATCAGCAGCGCCAATAAATGCATTCAAGGTGTTCCGGGTTTTGGATTTATCATTGCTAAAAAAGAAGAGATTGCTAAATGCAAAGGCAATGCGAGATCTCTGTCTCTTGATTTATATGATCAATTTGAAACGATGGAGAAGCATGAAGGAAAATGGCGATTTACATCCCCAACACATGTTGTCAGAGCTTTCTTTCAGGCCCTAAATGAGCTTGAAGAAGAGGGCGGTGTATTGGCAAGATATGAACGCTATAAGGAGAATCAGCGGCGTCTTGTCGATGGCATGCAGAAAATGGGTTTTGCTGCATTGCTGAATCAAGAAAACCAATCACCGATTATTACGGCATTCTTGTATCCTAAAGACACTTCATTTACATTTGCCGGTTTCTATGAAGCATTAAAACTAAAAGGATTTGTCATCTATCCTGGGAAAATCTCTAAATTGGATACCTTCAGAATCGGAAACATCGGCGAGGTTTATCCGAATGATATAGATCAATTATTAGCTGCAATTAAAGAGACATCATCTGAAGGGGCTGTGAAACTATGAAAGTATTTTGCTTAGGCGGAGCAGGGAAAATTTGCAGAGAAGCGATTTTAGATTTAGTGGAGCATTCGAAATTCGAAAAAATCACAGTATCAGACTTCAACGAAGAAGAAAGCATGAAGGTAGTTGAGTGGCTGAATGATCCGCGAGTCGATTTTGTAAAAGTGAACGTGTTTGATCATGAGGATACAGTCTCCAAAATGCGGGGCTATGATATTGTAATGGACGGCACCACGATAACGCTGAACGGAAAATCAACGGCTTGCATCGCCGAAGCGGGCTGTCATGGCATTAATTTAAACGGCTTTGGCGAAGAGGATCCCCAGCACGAATTATTTCAGAGAAATGAAAAAACGTGTCTTCCCGGTTTTGGCATGACGCCTGGACTGACCCAGATGATGGCCATGCATGCTGCAAACCAACTTGAGACAATAGAGTCTGTAAGAGTCAGCCACGGTTCTTTCCGTCCTATTGCGTTTTCTCGCTCGATTGCAGAAACAACCTCTTATGAGTATGATCCGAATCTTCCATCAAGGGTCGTCTTTGAGAACGGTGAGTTCATACAGGTGCCTCCGTTTGCGAGACCAATGGAAATTGAGCTTCCGCAGCCTTATGGAAAAGGTGTGCAGTATATTATTCCGCACTCGGAAACGAAAACATTGGCTCAAGCTTTAAAGCATAAAGGCGTTCAGTTAATCGAGGTCCGCGGAACTTGGCCGCAGCAAAATATGCAGCTTGTGCGGGCATTATATGATTATGGTATTCTGCGGAATGATAAATTTGTCATGAACGGTACAGAAATAGGGATTATGGATTGTATCTCGGAGTATTTATATCAATCGAAAGAAGGCACAGAAACAGAGCAATATGGTTATGCCCTTCATATACAGGTCATTGGAACGAAAAATGGCGAAAGAGTTGAGCATATTCTAACCCATACGCATCCTTCTTCAGATGGCACTGTCCAAGGCTGGGAAGGATTGAGAGCCTACACACGCAACGTAGCGATTCCTTTTGCAATCGCAACAGAGCTGATTGCAAAAGGTGAGGTTGAGAAAAAAGGAATCGTGATACCTGAGGATGCTTTTACCGATCCTGAACAAATATTTAATCAGTTAGAAAAACGTGGTATATTTATCCATGAAGAAATCAATAAATTGGATGAAAATAATATTTAATATAGGAGTCTGAGGAATGTCTTTATTAGCAGAGGAAAGAAAAAGAGTCATTGCGGAGCTAATAGAAAAACAAGGTAAAGTGAAGGTCAACGATCTTGCTAAGGATTTTAACGTATCAACAGAAACCATCAGGCGTTACTTAGAAGAGCTTGAAAGTGAAAAAAAACTTAAAAAAGTGTATGGAGGCGCCGTAAAAGTGTCTGATGAAAAGGAAGAACCAGCACTTTTTGAACGGGAAATCATCAGAATTGAAGAAAAGCAGTGCATCGCACAGAAGGCTGTATCTTCTATTAATAAAAACGACGTCATTTTCATTGATGAAGGAAGTACAACTTTGCAGATGGTCAGGCCATTATGTGATTGTCCAAATGTGACCGTCATTACAAACTCCTTTCCAGTCGCATCGCTCTTGATATCATACGCCAATAAGAATTTATTTGATGGAGAGGTTATTTTTATCGGCGGAAGCGTAAGAAGCAAGCACTATCGGTCCTCGGGAGCGCTGGCAGAGCAAATGGCAAAAGAATTTTACGTCAACAAAGCCTTTATCTCGATAGACGGCATTTCCGCTGAAGAAGGCATTACTTGCTATGATCTTGAAAAGGCGGTTCTATCAAAGATACTCATTCAAAATGCAAAGGAAGTCTATGTTTTAGCCGATCACTCTAAAATTGGCTCACGCGCCAACTATAAAATGGTGCCTATAGAAAAAGTGGACAAAATTATTTCTAATGCCGATAAGCCGGCAGACTGGGATGTTTTGTGTGATTGGATTAAATGCTAAAAAAGTCGACCGATATGAACTGACCCCATAAAGTTAGACAGGTTATTTAGTTAGGCAGCCTGTTGGGCATGAGCTCGGTATTGTACCGGGCTCATGCCTTTTAATTTTGCCTAATGAAGAAAGAGGGAATTAATTGATTACAATAAAACGATGGGATTCAGCAGATTCGGAAGGGATTTCAAGCCTTGTTGAGGAAAGTAAAGGAGATGGATTTCGTTTTTTGGAAAGACTCGTTACTGAGTATCAATCTGGAGATAATACGTTTCAAAAGCCAGGGGAAATGCTGTTGGGGGCGTATCATGATGAAACTCTGATTGGTATCGGGGGCATAAATCAGGATCCATATTCAAAAAATGAAAAGGCTGGGCGGATAAGGAGGCTCTATGTTTCAAAAGAACATAGAAGGCAAGGTGTCGGCGAACTTCTATTAAGTACTCTATTAACGGGAGCTGATGATTTCTTCAATGTCGCTGTGCTAAGAACGGATACTAAGGAAGCATCCCGCTTTTATATTAAGGCAGGATTTATAGAAGATAATCTATTTGAAAACTCAACACATTATTTAGATTTGACACGAAAGGGGGACAATCAATGAAAACGAAGGACGAAATTCGTCAGAATAAGTGGGACAGGCTTGAGAAAGAGAAGCTTGGAGGATTTCCGTTTCCTTTGAAAAATAGAATCCCGAATTTTAAGGGGGCAGCGGCGGCAGCAGAATATGCAGCGCAGCTTGATGTATACAAAAATGCTGAAGTGATAAAGATTAACCCCGATGCGCCACAGCTGCCCCTTCGTGCACGTGTCATTAAAGATGGAAAAACACTTCTCGTTCCGACTCCAAGGTTAAAAGCAGGTTTTATTATGCTGAAAAGAGAATGGGTTCCTGAAGGAGAAGAGCGCAGGGCTGTGAGCTTGAAGAATATGAAACAATATGGAAAAGAAATTCCGCTATCCGGGCTGCCGAGGGTTGACTTAATTGTGGCCGGATCTGTTGCTGTTCATAAAGACGGAAGAAGAATCGGCAAAGGAGAAGGGTATTCGGACCGGGAGTATGCCATTATGAGGGAGCTTGGAAATCCTCATGTTCCTGTCATATCAACGATCCACAGCATCCAAGTGACGGATGAGGAGTTTGAGGTGGAAACATATGATTTGCCTGTGGATTATATCGTAACAGAGCTTGGTGTGATGGAAACGAACACACCATACTGCAAGCCGGACGGTATTCATTGGGATAGGGTAACAGAAGAAGAAAAACTGGAGATGCCGGTTTTACATGAGATTTGGGAGCTGACGAAATAAACCTAAATTTAGGCAGTTTTCACGTTTTAGCTTTTTTGTTAAGATAACATGTACCACAAAAGAGCATAGAACATGAGTAAGGAGAGACGAGCATGAGTTCAAATAATGAAGAATTAGCCAGAGGACTGAAATCAAGGCATGTGACTATGATTGCCCTTGGCGGTGCAATCGGGGCAGGCATTTTTCAGGGCAGCAGTTCATCCATTGAACTTGCGGGACCTGGTGTTATTTTATCTTATTTATTAGCGGGCATTATTTTATATTTTGTCATGCAGGCTATGGCTGAAATGGCTGTTCAGCAGCCTAAAGCGAAAACTTTGAGAGATTTGATTCAGACGATCCTCGGCCCGTATGCCGGATTCTTTGCAGGGTGGATTTATTTCATCAGCTGGATGCTTGTTATGGCAGCAGAAATGGCAGCTGCAGCAGGGTTTTTGAAATATTGGTTTCCAGATACTCCGCTATGGCTGCTGTCGCTGATTGTTTCTGTATTAATCACAGTTATTAACTTGTTTGCGGTTAATATATTTGGAGAGACAGAGTACTGGCTTTCTGCGTTAAAGGTATCCGTTTTGACCCTGTTTATTTTACTTGGCGGCGTTCTGATTTTTGCAGGCTTTAATGGAGAAAGTGCTGCCGGGTTTGGAAACCTTACCGCGCATGGCGGCTTTCTTCCGTTTGGCCTATCAGGTATTGCCGCTTCTATGCTTGTTGTTATGTTTTCATTTGGCGGAACTGAAATGATCGGTATGACGCTTGGAGAAACAGAAAATCCTGAAAAGGTTATTCCAAAAGCAGCACGCAGCGTTATTATCCGGATATTAGTCTTTTATGTCCTTCCAATACTTGTCATTGTCAGTCTGATGCCATGGAATGAGGTTGGCAAGCAAAGCCCGTTTGTTACGGTATTCGATACACTTGGCATTCCTTATATAGGAGGCTTTATGAATTTCGTCCTGCTGACTGCTGTGATATCTGCAGCAAACACTGGGATGTATGCTGCATCCCGTCTCCTGTATACACAGGCTTTGGACGGAAATGCACCGAAGTTTTTCTCGAAGTTATCTTCTAAACGTGTTCCTGTCAGAGCACTGCTTGCGAGTACTTCATTCTTATATGTCGGAGTAATCATTGCGGTATTTGCTGAAGGCGAAACGTTTGGCTATCTGATGGTGGTGCCTGGATATGCGATTTTAACGATCTGGATTTTGCTTACGATTGCTCATTTGAAAAGCAGAAAACCAGGAGTTGCGCTAAAAGGTTTTTTTGTAAAAAGCTATCCTTATACATCATGGTTTTCGCTAATTGCATTACTTGCGATTCTAGTTGGGATATTAATCACTTCACCGCCTATCGGTACGATTATCACACTCTCGATATGCATCATTTTGTCGCTGATTTATCTGATTGGTGCAAAAAAATAATCCAAGGGGAATCCCCTTGGATTTTTTTAGAAATAAGAAAGTATAAAATTTTGCGCATTTTTGTCTAGCTTCATCGCACAACTTCTCTGCCAGAACAAATCCGGCAAAAAAATCAAGCCCGGACTTTTCTGCCGGATTCGTTCTGCCATGCAACGGGCGCTTCCGCTTTTCTTATTAAACCTTTTGACTAGAGGAACTGGCTGAATCAGAACAATCCTTCTTCTTGTAGACAAAACGGTAGAGAAGGAATAGGACAACCGTCAATCCGACGGCAATTATTATATAAGTCTGCATATCTGACATGAATGCAGTAATCGATTTTAGGCTGCCAATCTGTCCAAGCCAGAGCATGGTGATATTTAGAGGGAATACCCCTAAAAATGTAAGGCCGGCAAATGGCAATGCCTTCACTTTTGAAAGGCCTGAAACGTAAGAAATATAGTTGCCGATTCCTAAGGGCCGTGCAATTGCAATGCTCCAAAGTCCGCATTTATTAAACCAGCGCTGTGTTTTTTCAAATGTTTTTTTCTTTTTTGTCAGCTTCTTTTTCATTTTATGCTCTAATTTATATCCAATCCAATAAGGAATAAAACTGAATACCGTGTAAACCGCACTGCCTAAAAGGGCAATCCAGATTAATTGGAGAATCGATAAATCCAGTAAATAGCCATACGCAAGGGTTATAAGTGAACCTGGAAAAGGCAGGGATGAAGCTTCAATTGCAAGACCTGCCATCAGACCCCATATTCCAAACTCCCGCAATAGATTTATGATGAAATCTAACATGAGATCTCCTTTCTCCTCTTTCGTCTTCTTACCGTAAAAGTACCCTCTGCCATATATATCAAAACTGGTACATTCAGGAGAAATCAGTCAGGACAGAACTTTTTTCTTCTGCGGCAGACGCGCATCGCATTTATTTCTCCGCCAAGTAAAATGGAGAAGGCTGTGAAATACAGCCAAATCAGTAAAATAATGATGCCTCCCAAACTTCCATAAGCAGCGTTAAAGGCTTTGAAATTATCAACGTAAAAAGAAAACCCATATGAGCTTATAATCCAGAGCGTTGTGGCTAAAAGAGATCCGAAATAGATATCAAAAAATCCAAGCTTTTCACTTGGCGCAAAATAATAAAGGGCGAGCAAAACCAAATTAATCATGAAAAATGAAAGAATCCACCTGGCCTGATTCAATAGCGGATTGATATTTTCAAGAAAGGGCGCATACCGAGTCGCACTGTCGATGATGACTTTTCCAAATACAGGAAGAAGGAGGGCGATTGTAATTGTAATGATAAGGCCAGCTGCCAAAAGCAGAGCATCAATGCGGACATAAATGAAAGGACGGGTTTCTTTAATTTCAAGTGCCCGGTTAAATGTCCGAATCAAAATATGTGTCGCGTTACTTGCAGACCAGAGCGCTGCAATCAGGCCGAATGCGAGAATGTAGCTATTTGTTTCCCCAAACAGACTTTTGATCTGTTCTGTAAGCAGCTCAGCTGTTTCAGAAGGCACGTAGTGATTAATCAATGTTAATAATGGAGAAACATCGAGCGAAAAATATGGAAACATGGCAATTAAAAAAATAAGCAGCGGAAAAAGGGAAAGTAAAAAATAATAGGCAATAACTGCTGATAAGTCGTTTAATTCGTGCTGGTGAATTCTTCTTAGCAAATCTTTCATAGTCGGCCTCCCTATAACCTTTTTAATTTCCCCGTGAGACAAAAAGGATAAACGCAAAAAGAAGAAAAAATGACAAAATAAAAAAAGGCTGCCTCTTTAAAAAGAAGCAGCCTGCATTTACATGCTAATCTCTGTCTCAACACCATAATGATCTGAAACGACAGGTTTATGTTCACCGTTGAAAATAACTTTGGATGACAGAACTTTAATCTTATCACTTGATAGAATCAAATCAATGCGTAAATCTTGTTTATTTTCATCCCAGCCGGCAATTTTGCCTTTAACGGTTATACCTGAATCCTTATCTTCAGCAAGTTTATACGTATCATATAAACCGTTTGACAGGAGGTAATCATAACCTTCATCTCTTATATCAGCGCTGTTATTGAAGTCACCCATTAAAAAAAACGGATGAGATCGGTCAAGCTTTTGAAGAAGAGAATCCATCTGGAATTTGCATGGCTCCTCTTCGTCATGCCACCAGCCAAGATGACATGAGTAAAAGGAGAGTAATCGCTCATTGTATTGAATCGTGGCACAAACGATTGACCGGGCTTTCCAGGTATTCTGACCATTGGTAACGAAGAAGATTTCATTATTGGTTATAGGATGCTTGGATAAAATGGCCAAGCCTTCCTCGTATCCAGGATATCCCATATGGGCAAAACCCCAAACGAGATGATAATCAGTTACTCCAAGCTGTTTCAGCTCATCGAGAAGAACTAACGCATAATTGTTCTTTTTTAACTGATCATAAACGACCGGCTCATCTTCAAGCTGGCTGACTTCCTGAAGGGCAATGACATCATATGATTTTTCCTGGATTGTTTTTGCCAGTGTTTTGATTTTCTCCATCTGGTTTTCTTCTTGCCAAGAGTGACAATTAAGCGTTAATAATTTCATGGTTAAGCTCCTAACGTATCTTGAATATCAGATTTTAAAACATCTGCTTTCGGTCCGTAGATTGCTTGTACACCTTTGTCTTTAATAATTAAACCAAGAGCGCCGTTCTCTTTCCATTGCGCCTCGCCTGCAACCTTGCCTGAATCTTTTACAGTAACACGAAGGCGTGTCATACATGCATCTACATCTTCAATATTAGCAGATCCGCCAAGTAAAGTAATGATAGCAGAAGCCTGTGAATCGCTGTTTACTGCACCAGTGCCTTTAGCAGCAGGCTCTTCAGAATCGATGTAGTTTCCGTTGCGTCCCGGAGTAGGGAAGTTGAATCGTTTGATCATG contains these protein-coding regions:
- a CDS encoding putative 2-aminoethylphosphonate ABC transporter ATP-binding protein; this encodes MPHSYLKVEGISKNFNQFTALNNVSFDISKNEFVCLLGPSGCGKTTLLRIIAGLEEPNAGRVYVNGKDMTDLPPAKRNFGIVFQSYALFPNLTALQNIEFGLKTRKYPKKRVKEKALEALNLVDLLHVKDKYPAQLSGGMQQRVSLARAIALEPDFLLLDEPLSALDAKVREKLRYEIRTIQEKVGITTIMVTHDQEEALTMADRIVVMNHAQIMQAGTPQEVYHQPNQPFVANFIGSMNFLNSDENHLMAIRPEHVQVTNDNGANAVIEAVEFKGPVYRVKVKITETESKLFNQNLLVDLSAHMAHRMDLSKGKSLKITLPDHRLLAYKEQVVV
- a CDS encoding putative 2-aminoethylphosphonate ABC transporter permease subunit → MQMATAHSKLSSNKRKRQKAGLNEWLQRLLLIFSLLAAAGVLVLPLLMLFVQAFIDGKGIFIGLQNFVSYFQSEILVQSLKNTLFVSSITTVLAVSLAFVYAFAIARTNVYGKTIFRYSALLPLFAPTMMHGIALMYLFGNQGLITNGFFETIPGFKIDLYGPIGIIMAETIYTFPQAFLILMVALSGADQRLYEAADSMGASGIKKFFTITLPSAKYGLISSIFVVFTLSFTDYGAPKIVGGQYNVLATDVYKQVIGQQNMGMGATVGMILMLPAFLAFAADQLSQRKQQGAASSKAVPYQIKRNPLRDRLAFLYCSGISLAVIVLFLTVFIAASVKIWPYNMTFTLEHFAFDSFTGDGLTAYKNSLLAAVLTAFFGTIFTFIFAYMIEKFRGMIGLRKLSTFLSLIPLAVPGLVIGLGYIFFFSKQNLSIFGYTVANPFHFLYGTIAIIVIANIVHFYSVSFITATTALKKLDKEFELVSESMGVPFYKIFMKVTVPMCLPAILEVAMYYFVNAMVTVSAVIFLYTADFKLAAISIVSMDDAGNLASAAAMSILIVVTNILVRVCYELMVKWMKNRKALKEEL
- a CDS encoding phosphonoacetaldehyde hydrolase, with the translated sequence MGKIEGIILDWAGTTIDYGCFAPLQVFIEVFENRDVSITAEEARKPMGLLKIDHIRALCEMPRIKKEWVNVHGLEPSDQDIELMYGEFEKILFSILPQFTTPLPGVIQTIQKLRDQGLKIGSTTGYTKEMMKIVAPHAKEKGYYPDFLFTPDDVKEGRPYPWMTYMNAMEMGIYPMNKLVKVGDTVSDMKEGINAGMWTVGVILGSNELGLTEDEVSTLGQEELKEKMSAVRERFYEAGANYVINEFAELIPLIEEMEKRLSAHE
- the phnW gene encoding 2-aminoethylphosphonate--pyruvate transaminase produces the protein MNNPYLLLTPGPLSTSKTVRESMLKDWCTWDKDYNAIVQDIRKKLTALAAPGSDEYTAVLMQGSGTFSVESVISSVIPKEKGKLLVACNGAYGERIAEMADILGIPTIIKRTDEQSVLDIESIQEILESHKDLTHLAVVHCETTTGMLNPIEDICRLAKKHGLITIVDAMSSFGGIPIDVSALKIDYMISSANKCIQGVPGFGFIIAKKEEIAKCKGNARSLSLDLYDQFETMEKHEGKWRFTSPTHVVRAFFQALNELEEEGGVLARYERYKENQRRLVDGMQKMGFAALLNQENQSPIITAFLYPKDTSFTFAGFYEALKLKGFVIYPGKISKLDTFRIGNIGEVYPNDIDQLLAAIKETSSEGAVKL
- a CDS encoding saccharopine dehydrogenase NADP-binding domain-containing protein, with protein sequence MKVFCLGGAGKICREAILDLVEHSKFEKITVSDFNEEESMKVVEWLNDPRVDFVKVNVFDHEDTVSKMRGYDIVMDGTTITLNGKSTACIAEAGCHGINLNGFGEEDPQHELFQRNEKTCLPGFGMTPGLTQMMAMHAANQLETIESVRVSHGSFRPIAFSRSIAETTSYEYDPNLPSRVVFENGEFIQVPPFARPMEIELPQPYGKGVQYIIPHSETKTLAQALKHKGVQLIEVRGTWPQQNMQLVRALYDYGILRNDKFVMNGTEIGIMDCISEYLYQSKEGTETEQYGYALHIQVIGTKNGERVEHILTHTHPSSDGTVQGWEGLRAYTRNVAIPFAIATELIAKGEVEKKGIVIPEDAFTDPEQIFNQLEKRGIFIHEEINKLDENNI
- a CDS encoding DeoR/GlpR family DNA-binding transcription regulator, whose translation is MSLLAEERKRVIAELIEKQGKVKVNDLAKDFNVSTETIRRYLEELESEKKLKKVYGGAVKVSDEKEEPALFEREIIRIEEKQCIAQKAVSSINKNDVIFIDEGSTTLQMVRPLCDCPNVTVITNSFPVASLLISYANKNLFDGEVIFIGGSVRSKHYRSSGALAEQMAKEFYVNKAFISIDGISAEEGITCYDLEKAVLSKILIQNAKEVYVLADHSKIGSRANYKMVPIEKVDKIISNADKPADWDVLCDWIKC
- a CDS encoding GNAT family N-acetyltransferase — its product is MITIKRWDSADSEGISSLVEESKGDGFRFLERLVTEYQSGDNTFQKPGEMLLGAYHDETLIGIGGINQDPYSKNEKAGRIRRLYVSKEHRRQGVGELLLSTLLTGADDFFNVAVLRTDTKEASRFYIKAGFIEDNLFENSTHYLDLTRKGDNQ